The genomic stretch TATTGGGCCGATGGCGGACAGATTGTTCCGCCACAAGATGGTGAGATCATTGCAGAAATCAACTCACTATCTTTCGAGGACATTAAATTTGACAAGAATGAAAGCCTCATCCATTTGATCGACAAGGATGTGGATGAAGCCTTTTTTGAAGCATCCGTTAAAAATGGAAGCTTTGATGCCAAAGGCAAGGGCGATTTTAAAATTGTGTTCACCTCGTTGCACGGTACCTCGATTACCGCTATTCCCGAAGTATTGAAGCGAGCTGGATACAAAAACGTCACCATCATTGAAGAACAGGCGGAGCCCAATGGCGATTTTCCCACGGTGGAATCACCAAACCCTGAAGAACCCGAAGCATTGTCCATGGCCATTGCCAAAGCAGAGGAAATCGGTGCCGATATGGTGGTGGGTACCGACCCCGACAGCGATCGTTTGGGCATAGCCGTTCGTAACTTGGATGGCAAAATAGAATTGCTCAACGGAAACCAGACCATGGTGCTGATGACCAAGTTCCTTTTGGACGAATACAAAGAAAAAGGGTTCAAGGGCAACGAATTTATTGCCACAACCATTGTTTCCACCCCAATGATGCAGCAAATGGCCAAATCGTATGGAGTGGAGTTCAAAACAGCATTGACGGGCTTCAAGTGGATCGGTAAAATGATCAAGGACTTCCCAAGTTCCGAATTTATCGGGGGCGGCGAAGAAAGTTTTGGTTACATGGTGGGCGACTTCGTGCGCGACAAAGATGCCGTGACCTCTACCCTATTGGCCTGCGAAATCGCAGCCAAGGCCAAGGCCAACGGAAGCTCTTTCTACAAAGATTTGATTGATGCCTACGTGGAATTTGGTTTTTACAAGGAAAAATTGATATCCATCACCAAAAAAGGAATGAGCGGCGCAGAGGAAATCAAACAGATGCTGAAGGATTTCAAAGAAAATCCAGTGGACACCGTTCAAGGTTCAAAATTGCTATACATTGAAGATTACAACACCTCCATCGTTAAAAATGTACAGACCGGAGAGGAGTTTACGCTTCATTTGCCAAAATCCAACGTATTGATCTATGAAACGGAAGACGGCACCCGAATTGCCGCTCGACCCAGTGGAACAGAACCCAAAGTAAAGTTCTACATCAGCACAAATGCAAAATTGGACAAGGCAGCGGATTTTAAATCCGTAAATTCGCAGTTGGAAACCAAAATAGAAGGTATCCTGTCCGAGCTGAATTTATAGTGAATGAACTACTTTAAAAAGATTCTCCGGTTTGCGGTGCCATACCGTAAATTCGGTATTCTGAATATTTTTTTCAATATTCTGTATGCATTGTTCAGTGCATTGTCCTACGCTGCACTCATCCCAATGCTAAATGTACTTTTTGATAAGACCAAGCAAATCAACGAGCCACCGACATATGAAGGCGTTGGCAAGCTCAAGGATTATTTCATGGACTACATGAATTATCAAGTAACCCAATATTCTGGCGAAGACCCCATGAAAGGGCTTCTGATGGCGGTTGGACTCATCTTGTTTTTATTCCTCTTCAAGAACATCTTCAATTACTTGGCGATGTACTTTATTACCTTTTTACGCAATGGCGTACTCAAGGATATCCGCAACAAAATGTACCAGAAAATCGTGGATTTGCCCATTTCCTATTTTTCCGAGAAAAAGAAGGGGGATGTTATTGCTAGGATCACTTCCGATGTTTTAGAGATACAGCACTCTTTCCTCTCCATTTTGGAATTGATCGTGCGCGAGCCCTTGACCATTCTTTTCACAATCATAGTGATGTTCATCATCAGCGTGAAGCTCACCATTTTTGTGTTCATTTTTATTCCAATTGCCGGAATGATCATATCCCGAATCGGAAAGTCGTTAAAGAAAAAATCGGACAGGGTACAAAAAGAGCAAGGGGAATTTCTTTCCATTGTGGAAGAAACTTTGGGTGGGCTTCGGGTCATCAAAGCATTTAATGCCGAATCCAAGTTCTACAATACGTTCAAAAGCTCCACTACCCGCTTTTTTAGATTTTCAAACTCTTTATTGAACCGTCAGAACCTATCATCGCCGACCAGTGAATTTTTGGGGATTGTTGTGTTTGGCGTCCTGCTCTGGTTTGGCGGGCGAATGGTCCTCTTGGAAGGAACTTTGGATGCAGCATCGTTTATTTCCTATATGGGACTGGCTTTCAATATTTTGACCCCAGCAAAAGCCATAAGCAAAGCTTCGTATGCCGTTAAAAAAGGAAATTCGGCTGCCGAGCGCGTTTTGGAGATACTCGAATCCGAAAACCCCATCAAGGATATTGACGGCGCAAAGGAAATAACTGATTTCAACGCTGGTGTAGAGCTTAAAAACATATCCTTTAAATACGAAGACGATTATGTACTGAAAAATTTCAACCTAAAGGTTGATAAAGGAAAAACCGTCGCCTTGGTAGGGCAATCCGGAAGTGGAAAAAGTACCGTGGCCAACTTGGTGACGCGCTTTTATGATGTAAATGAAGGAGAAATTTTGATTGATGGCAACAATATCAAAAACATCACCAAGAAATCGCTGCGTGGACTTATGGGACTGGTAACGCAGGATTCCATCCTATTCAACGACTCCGTAAAGAACAACATTGCGCTGGGCAAGGAAAATGCCACGGATGAAGAAATTATGGAAGCGGCCAAAGTCGCGAACGCCCACGATTTTATAAGCGAACTGCCGAATGGTTATGAAAC from Flagellimonas oceani encodes the following:
- a CDS encoding ABC transporter ATP-binding protein, with translation MNYFKKILRFAVPYRKFGILNIFFNILYALFSALSYAALIPMLNVLFDKTKQINEPPTYEGVGKLKDYFMDYMNYQVTQYSGEDPMKGLLMAVGLILFLFLFKNIFNYLAMYFITFLRNGVLKDIRNKMYQKIVDLPISYFSEKKKGDVIARITSDVLEIQHSFLSILELIVREPLTILFTIIVMFIISVKLTIFVFIFIPIAGMIISRIGKSLKKKSDRVQKEQGEFLSIVEETLGGLRVIKAFNAESKFYNTFKSSTTRFFRFSNSLLNRQNLSSPTSEFLGIVVFGVLLWFGGRMVLLEGTLDAASFISYMGLAFNILTPAKAISKASYAVKKGNSAAERVLEILESENPIKDIDGAKEITDFNAGVELKNISFKYEDDYVLKNFNLKVDKGKTVALVGQSGSGKSTVANLVTRFYDVNEGEILIDGNNIKNITKKSLRGLMGLVTQDSILFNDSVKNNIALGKENATDEEIMEAAKVANAHDFISELPNGYETNIGDSGNKLSGGQKQRLSIARAVLKNPPIMILDEATSALDTESERLVQDALEKMMKNRTSIVIAHRLSTIQNADTIVVMSKGEIVEQGTHEELIKSAKNYKKLVEMQSFTS
- a CDS encoding phospho-sugar mutase, encoding MDSIITTAQSWLTDFFDEDTKKEIKHLIENDPEELKERFYKDLEFGTGGMRGVMGVGTNRINKYTLGKNTQGLSNYLKKSYTDDDLRVVIAYDCRHNSKSLAKTVAEVFSANGIRVHLFSDLRTTPELSFAVKYLGCHAGIVLTASHNPPEYNGYKVYWADGGQIVPPQDGEIIAEINSLSFEDIKFDKNESLIHLIDKDVDEAFFEASVKNGSFDAKGKGDFKIVFTSLHGTSITAIPEVLKRAGYKNVTIIEEQAEPNGDFPTVESPNPEEPEALSMAIAKAEEIGADMVVGTDPDSDRLGIAVRNLDGKIELLNGNQTMVLMTKFLLDEYKEKGFKGNEFIATTIVSTPMMQQMAKSYGVEFKTALTGFKWIGKMIKDFPSSEFIGGGEESFGYMVGDFVRDKDAVTSTLLACEIAAKAKANGSSFYKDLIDAYVEFGFYKEKLISITKKGMSGAEEIKQMLKDFKENPVDTVQGSKLLYIEDYNTSIVKNVQTGEEFTLHLPKSNVLIYETEDGTRIAARPSGTEPKVKFYISTNAKLDKAADFKSVNSQLETKIEGILSELNL